The Micromonospora krabiensis genome window below encodes:
- a CDS encoding MinD/ParA family ATP-binding protein: MTRPAWPPAAPDPADVPGHAVPGSPVPPPAAPVPADAAQRPAGQTTTAAPGTATNGAPGSASTPGVAGRPAASGQVDLDLPFSLDQPPLPRAGRGVPAPPSMPATGAPTAEAATPEVAAAPPAGSATPESDAEPTTAGESAPDQTGAAKVAASTSGSTISGRPAESPWAHPPQRPTSAAERDATSETGPAGDPIARGPLPAAGATGATPPGTGQGIAGPVPGAEGSAAGPAGGTAGEAPVAEGGGVPGTEGGAVGAVPAEDMSSAGAGVDGAPPAPPWSGVAHQGVVPQPPGPFPPVPQAGPTLPPPPAPPPGPFPPSPGWYPPPWQGGTGAPPVPPQHYPPAPGVTAVPPGYPEPNAAPQAAPPTAEDFARRRQVRPADPVATMGVRAVANKIGLKLPPGRHEQERKRDIEMVRRNFGGLRQVTVVNPKGGAGKTVAILLLAMTFGQKRGGYVLAWDNNETQGTLGMRAQQDFHSRTVRDMLRDLGQFHGAHGRVGDLSQYVRSQGEGMFDVLASDESATGGEMLTAAAFAEIREVVSRFYKLIFVDTGNNVRAQNWQAAMDATDQLVVTMSARNDSAETAARMLDHLEQSGRQRLVRQAVTVVSMPPSRKEIDLPAIQEHFAARTRAVLLAPYERLIDSGEPIRYGGLSSATRDAWLKIAAAVAEGL; encoded by the coding sequence GTGACGCGGCCCGCCTGGCCCCCGGCGGCACCCGATCCCGCCGACGTCCCCGGCCACGCCGTCCCGGGATCGCCCGTCCCACCACCCGCTGCTCCCGTCCCGGCCGACGCCGCCCAGCGACCGGCGGGCCAGACCACGACTGCCGCGCCCGGCACGGCGACGAACGGCGCGCCGGGCAGTGCGTCCACGCCGGGCGTCGCCGGCCGACCGGCCGCCAGCGGTCAGGTCGACCTGGACCTGCCGTTCAGCCTCGACCAGCCGCCGCTGCCGCGCGCCGGTCGGGGCGTACCGGCCCCACCGTCCATGCCGGCCACGGGCGCGCCCACGGCCGAGGCAGCCACCCCGGAGGTCGCCGCCGCGCCGCCCGCCGGCTCCGCCACGCCCGAATCCGACGCGGAGCCGACGACCGCCGGGGAGAGCGCGCCGGACCAGACGGGCGCGGCGAAGGTTGCCGCCTCCACCAGTGGGTCCACCATCTCGGGCCGACCCGCCGAATCGCCGTGGGCCCATCCGCCGCAGCGCCCCACCAGCGCGGCCGAGCGGGACGCGACTTCCGAGACCGGTCCGGCCGGCGACCCGATCGCGCGCGGCCCGCTCCCGGCTGCCGGCGCGACGGGCGCCACGCCGCCGGGCACCGGGCAGGGCATCGCCGGCCCGGTGCCGGGTGCGGAGGGCAGCGCGGCCGGCCCTGCAGGCGGCACGGCGGGCGAGGCGCCGGTGGCGGAGGGCGGCGGGGTGCCCGGCACCGAGGGCGGCGCGGTCGGCGCGGTGCCGGCCGAGGACATGTCGTCCGCCGGCGCGGGTGTCGACGGGGCTCCGCCGGCGCCACCGTGGTCGGGCGTCGCCCACCAGGGCGTCGTGCCGCAGCCGCCCGGCCCGTTCCCGCCGGTGCCCCAGGCGGGGCCGACCCTGCCTCCGCCGCCCGCCCCACCCCCGGGTCCGTTCCCGCCGTCACCCGGCTGGTACCCGCCGCCGTGGCAGGGTGGCACCGGGGCGCCTCCGGTCCCCCCGCAGCACTACCCGCCAGCTCCCGGCGTCACCGCCGTGCCGCCCGGTTACCCGGAACCGAATGCCGCACCGCAGGCCGCCCCGCCCACCGCGGAGGACTTCGCCCGCCGCCGGCAGGTGCGGCCCGCCGACCCGGTGGCCACGATGGGGGTACGGGCGGTGGCCAACAAGATCGGCCTGAAGCTTCCGCCCGGGCGGCACGAGCAGGAACGCAAGCGGGACATCGAGATGGTGCGCCGCAATTTCGGCGGGCTGCGCCAGGTGACGGTGGTCAACCCGAAGGGCGGCGCCGGCAAGACGGTCGCCATCCTGCTGCTCGCGATGACGTTCGGGCAGAAGCGCGGCGGCTACGTGCTGGCCTGGGACAACAACGAGACCCAGGGCACCCTCGGCATGCGCGCGCAGCAGGACTTCCACTCCCGCACAGTGCGGGACATGCTGCGCGACCTCGGCCAGTTCCACGGGGCGCACGGGCGGGTCGGCGACCTCTCCCAGTACGTCCGCTCGCAGGGCGAGGGCATGTTCGACGTGCTCGCCTCGGACGAGTCGGCCACCGGCGGCGAGATGCTCACGGCGGCGGCGTTCGCCGAGATCCGGGAGGTGGTGAGCCGCTTCTACAAGTTGATCTTCGTGGACACCGGGAACAACGTCCGGGCGCAGAACTGGCAGGCCGCGATGGACGCCACCGACCAGTTGGTGGTCACCATGTCGGCCCGGAACGACTCCGCCGAGACGGCCGCCCGGATGCTCGACCACCTGGAGCAGAGCGGTCGGCAGCGGCTGGTCCGGCAGGCGGTCACGGTGGTGTCGATGCCACCGTCCCGTAAGGAGATCGACCTGCCGGCCATCCAGGAGCACTTCGCCGCCCGCACGCGGGCGGTGCTGCTGGCGCCGTACGAGCGGCTCATCGACAGTGGCGAGCCGATCCGCTACGGCGGCCTCTCCTCCGCCACCCGCGACGCCTGGCTGAAAATCGCCGCCGCGGTAGCCGAAGGCCTGTAA
- a CDS encoding DUF3151 domain-containing protein, with protein sequence MQNLMPEPPATLLPAYDEADAALVAAEQADDDAAFAEVAARYPTFSAAWGALGARALAAGQVVPAYAYARTGYHRGLDQLRRNGWKGHGPVPWSHEPNRGFLRCLYVLSRAADEIGEADEAARCAQFLRDCDPAAADALASN encoded by the coding sequence ATGCAGAACCTCATGCCGGAGCCACCGGCCACCCTCCTCCCCGCGTACGACGAGGCCGACGCCGCCCTGGTCGCCGCCGAACAGGCCGACGACGACGCCGCGTTCGCCGAGGTGGCGGCGCGCTATCCGACGTTCAGCGCGGCGTGGGGCGCGCTGGGGGCCCGGGCGCTCGCGGCGGGCCAGGTCGTTCCGGCGTACGCGTACGCCCGCACCGGCTACCACCGGGGACTGGACCAGCTGCGCCGCAACGGCTGGAAGGGCCACGGCCCGGTGCCGTGGTCGCACGAGCCGAACCGCGGCTTCCTCCGCTGCCTCTATGTGCTGTCCCGGGCGGCCGACGAGATCGGCGAGGCGGACGAGGCGGCCCGCTGCGCCCAGTTCCTCCGCGACTGCGACCCGGCCGCAGCCGACGCCCTGGCAAGCAACTAA
- a CDS encoding LOG family protein, giving the protein MPTPPPADVLEPHATDEVETRAEFDRRLATGSLAGLTVQGLRLDLDPAPDLTAVTVAGTLFVGCRFASREVGADLVRRGANVVPPFSGLPYPTQPSHLYSPEDLAAGFAEAGFAGMYDTRVYAHFRAHGGALPDVREALGQRLHDHGVDNALADATRAWLAAYGPQSVVGIMGGHAVPRGSAPYRMAAVLGWELARADRLVVTGGGPGVMEAANLGAYLAGRPAEELTAAIDLLATAPDFTDHDRYTAVALRVRERYAPPPVPRQRGAELQWARTGGLSIPTWLYGHEPANLFAGRIAKYFSNAIREDTILRLARGGIVFAPGRAGTVQEVFQAATKTFYGTDGASGAYVFLDRAYWTRELPVEALLRPLLAASPFGDLSSTIHLTDDVREAVRVLTATA; this is encoded by the coding sequence GTGCCGACCCCACCACCCGCCGACGTTCTCGAGCCGCACGCCACCGACGAGGTCGAGACCCGCGCCGAATTCGACCGACGACTCGCCACCGGCAGCCTCGCCGGGTTGACCGTTCAGGGCCTCCGCCTGGACCTCGACCCGGCGCCGGACCTCACCGCCGTCACCGTGGCCGGGACGCTCTTCGTCGGCTGCCGGTTCGCCTCCCGGGAGGTCGGCGCCGACCTGGTCCGGCGGGGCGCCAACGTGGTGCCGCCCTTCTCCGGGCTGCCCTACCCGACGCAGCCGTCCCATCTCTACAGCCCGGAGGACCTGGCCGCCGGCTTCGCCGAGGCGGGCTTCGCGGGCATGTACGACACCCGGGTGTACGCGCACTTCCGAGCGCACGGCGGCGCGCTGCCCGACGTACGGGAGGCGCTCGGTCAGCGGCTGCACGACCACGGCGTCGACAACGCGCTGGCCGACGCGACGCGGGCGTGGCTGGCCGCGTACGGGCCGCAGTCGGTGGTGGGCATCATGGGTGGGCACGCGGTGCCGCGCGGCAGTGCGCCGTACCGGATGGCCGCCGTGCTGGGCTGGGAGTTGGCCCGGGCCGACCGGCTGGTGGTGACCGGCGGCGGACCGGGGGTGATGGAGGCGGCGAACCTCGGCGCCTACCTCGCGGGTCGGCCGGCGGAGGAGTTGACCGCCGCGATCGACCTGCTCGCGACGGCGCCCGACTTCACCGATCACGACCGGTACACGGCGGTGGCGCTGCGGGTCCGCGAGCGGTACGCACCGCCGCCGGTGCCCCGGCAGCGCGGCGCGGAACTGCAGTGGGCGCGGACCGGCGGGTTGTCCATTCCGACCTGGCTGTACGGGCACGAGCCGGCGAACCTGTTCGCCGGTCGGATCGCCAAGTACTTCTCCAACGCCATCCGCGAGGACACCATCCTCCGGCTCGCCCGGGGCGGGATCGTGTTCGCGCCCGGTCGGGCCGGGACGGTGCAGGAGGTGTTCCAGGCGGCCACCAAGACCTTCTACGGCACCGACGGCGCCAGCGGCGCGTACGTCTTCCTGGACCGCGCCTACTGGACCCGGGAGCTGCCGGTCGAGGCGCTGCTGCGGCCCCTGCTGGCCGCCTCCCCGTTCGGTGACCTGTCGTCGACGATCCACCTCACGGACGACGTGCGCGAGGCCGTGCGGGTGCTCACCGCGACGGCCTGA